One segment of Verrucomicrobiia bacterium DNA contains the following:
- a CDS encoding CopG family antitoxin — MSQMQPIAKWEDVPIFDSEEAEANFWAENRPDLRLMESAVAGNSDGAESITITLRMDPRMLARIKRLARSRYLNYQSMIKQWLSERMEQELRER; from the coding sequence ATGAGTCAGATGCAACCAATAGCCAAATGGGAAGACGTGCCCATCTTCGACAGCGAAGAGGCCGAAGCGAATTTCTGGGCCGAGAACAGGCCGGACCTGCGTTTGATGGAATCGGCGGTGGCCGGCAACTCCGATGGCGCCGAGTCGATAACCATCACGCTCCGGATGGACCCGCGTATGCTGGCGCGGATAAAGCGCCTGGCTCGGTCCAGGTATTTAAATTATCAGAGTATGATTAAGCAGTGGCTGAGCGAGAGGATGGAACAGGAACTCCGGGAACGGTAA